The sequence CCTGTATTCTGTCATCGGGGCCTTCAAGGCCGAACTGTTCAATGCTGCGCCGGTGGTGTGCGTGACCATGGGCATGATGACGGCAGCCTTTGGTGGCCTGATGCGTGACATTATCTGTGGGGAACGGTCCCTTCTGTTCAATCCCGAGATCTATGCTACTGCCGCCCTAGCGGGGTCGGTGGCTTTTGTGGCATCTGCCGGGCTTGATATCCCGGTGGAAGCCCGTGCTCTTGCCGGGTTTTTTGTGGCTCTTGCCTTGCGGGCGGGGGCAATCCTGTACGGCTGGACCCTCCCCAAATATGTTCACCCCGAACCTCCGCCCCGGCCGGGGGAGGGTGTGGACCGTGGCTGATCACGGCTTTTTGCATACAAGATGCTGTGTCCGGGCAAGGCAACAGTTGCCATTGTGGCGCGGATGGAATACCTCTGGGCGGCGTTCCTGATGTTTCTGCTGCTGCCCGGATCCCGATGACCCCATGCGTCTGATACGCCACT comes from Haematospirillum jordaniae and encodes:
- a CDS encoding trimeric intracellular cation channel family protein, which produces MYSHAVPYPVREAVLLDALGIVDLAAVAVFAITGALVAARREMDLLGFILVGTVTGIGGGTLRDLALGVQPVFWVSSPGYLVVCIVAAGMTYWMARFLDSRYSALLWADAVGLALYSVIGAFKAELFNAAPVVCVTMGMMTAAFGGLMRDIICGERSLLFNPEIYATAALAGSVAFVASAGLDIPVEARALAGFFVALALRAGAILYGWTLPKYVHPEPPPRPGEGVDRG